The nucleotide window TTAGATATAAATCCCGTTCTATAAAAATTGCGCCAAAAGGggagttattttatttttttcctaaccCTGCCACTTCTTACTATCAGAAAAGGTGATGGCGCAACGTGAGGAATAAATCTGCGCTTGGGTTAGGTGTCGATTGGGGAGGCGGCTACATCTGCGCCTGTGACTTTCGCTGTAACATTGGCTGTGAGTTTGCGTGCTTGTTGTGATTTAGGTGGTGCGCCACCAGCGCAAACTTCTCTCTCTTGCTTCTAATGCAtcgaaaatgtttttaaaatgggatAAAGAATAATGctagttttttttggaagggGGAATTATAACACATCTGGTGAAATATCACCAATTTGGCGATAATATTTGACCCAATTAAGGTaagcttcattttttcacattttcccACTTTCTCCTTTTAGCAGTGCTGTTAATTTGGGTGAAGCAGCCCCTCGCCGTGATTTCTCTGTgaacacacatgtgtacacgagtgagcggcaaaaaaaaacaaaaaaaagtaccatTCAAATCAGATTTGTTTCGCCTGAGCGAATAagcgaaaagaaaaggatTACGAAATGATTTCTCAGCAAATACGGAATAAACACCcgagtgggaaaaaaaataaattcagcTGTAAGAAAAGTTAACCAAAAGTATTCACGAaacggttaaaaaaaaaaaaaaaaaaaaaggggccaaaatgtgcatataaatGCACCTAAATTTTCAGTACACTTTTGCGAATAAAGCTTTTTGTAACGGGAGGGATTGCCCAGTTGTTATACCTCTAGCAGAGCAGTGGGGCATAATCTATAATCACATTTCCAGTTTAGtaagaaaagggggacaaaatgaagagaaaggTTTAACAAATGAGGGGCTCCCTCTtgtaaatgaaaatgttttcctATGACTAACATACTGGAACGGGTCTGTTAATATGCGCAACGATTTTTAACTCTGCATTGGTTCACTCATCCGCACGTGTTATCCTTTTACATGCCCAATTTGtttcgtccttttttttggcactcTGAGTGGAGCGCATCTTTCCCCCGGCTGGTAAACACAGATGGGATTTGTTAACCAGCTGAGAGAATTTGcgaatttgtttttgttttagtGCCTTTATGTTTCCATGCTTTTCCTCATGTttctcctcatcatcgtcatcccCCTGTGGGGAGGAGTGAAAAGTTTCCAACGTGTGATCTCCTCCAAGGGGCACGCgaataagagaaaaaaaacgtatacatatttatacgCATAATAACTGCACCGAAGGGTTAATACATAATAAGTGGGTGTAGCGTTAATTGGGTGTGAACACCGGGCCCCTTCCATGAGGAGAAACGCTAAATAGAGTCACCATATGTTGGCTGCCACAGTTGCGACATTTTAGCCACATCCTATTATGAagtgtataaataaaaataacaaaccttcatattttttttttttgcattatgATGGTGCTATTCGAGTGATCACTCTTGCTCCTTCGATTTAATCACATATGTGTGATGACCgtggcaaataaaaaagtgtgcCGCTAAGCAGGCGAGGGGGAAAGGAGCATCCTCACAACATATGCCAGCGATGTAGCAGCGGGGCAATCGTAATGATTTCCCTCCTGGGTAATGCCAAAGAAATGGTTCCCAATACGCCTGACACCTACGTCTATACAGATGTGACCATAAAAGGTACCTCGCATCATATTTTGCGAACAAACGCAGATGGGCCTTCGCAGAAAAGAAGCCAATTTATATGTTACacttattcatataaaatgcaTTTGCAATTAGAGAAGAAGTTCTAAAAAATGGCGACGCATGTCCTCTTTGTGGAGACGCTCTTACGTCCTAGCTTCCACAACCTCGCgtttagcaaaataaatacactTGCGTAACTCATgcgtcgttttttttttatatctccATGGGTTAACGCGGCTTAATTGTCAATAAAAAGGCATGCATACAAACATTGTGATGAATTTACCGAAATGGCCAATTTgcaaacaattttttaaaaaatgaaaaaaaaaaattttccctttcgagGTCCTTTTTGTGAGAGGATTAATATGTCCTGCGTTCCTAATCGGTTGAGCCATtgctgttttgttttttcttacttTCTATGTGTGAATAAATGCCTCACGGAGTTTACCCTCTAGTGGAGGAACCATTTCATATTTGGTTGtgccgcttcctttttttttttttgccttccacGTTCTCGGGATTTACAAATGTGTGTACTTaccatttttacccccctAATCGTTTCTCATTTggaatttttgtttaaacgGGCGCTGCTCATAAATGGTCCTCTTCGTTTTCCTGTGTGCTTGATTGTATTGATGCAGAGTAAAAAGCAATGTTCACGTGTCCCATGCCCTCAACAAGaacattttcttcttgtttTCTTCCCCTAGTACGAGTTCCTTTATTTCCATTGCCATTGTCatccttttccccttcaacTTCCGTAAGCGTGttaaaatatgtttcatGAGGTGTGGGAATAAAGAAGATATCTCCAATTCCATGAGCACAATAAGTAAAGTCAAATGGTTGTACATTCTCTTCGGTGTATGCAGGATTATGAAAAGAATATGCACCTCGTGTTTTTctaagtttttttcttttttttttatttttttttatatcacgGCTATTGGAATTTTTCCTTCGGGTGCCTCCCGCGGAGGCTCCTTTCTCAATGTCATTATGTACCCCATTTGCATCTTCGTTAACGTGTTCATCCTCCTCGGGGGTACACCACAAATAGTCACACATTTTATTGTAGCATTGTCCTAATGGGGTGTGCTATCACAGaataaaaagtgaaatatttatgtaatgcTCATTGCGTATTGGGAATGAAATTCGGTTTTATatacgataaaaaaaaaaaaaaaatgcaacgaTGTGTGAGCACATCTCCCAAATGGCATTTATCTTACGTCGTATAGAGCCGCTGCTATGGGGACTACGATTAAGAGTGAAAGGAAAGGcaggaggaaaataaaaatatttaggaTATAACATAATTCTTCTGAAATTCCTTGAAAGGGATTTTCCGTAGTGCAATTATTTGTTCCATTATGAATAATGGGAACACTGTCCGTGTTAGCAGCTGATAAAGACTGCAGAGATGAGGAGTCATTTCctgagaaggaagaagccacAGTGTCTATGGCATCGCTGATAGCCTCAGAAACGCCGTTAACAAGACCCTCTGCTATTGTGCTTGCAAACGTAGATGATATTTGGTTGGCGCTCCCTTCGGGTGAAGAGGAATCAATAAATGTGCTTAAAGGTGTTGAATTGGAAGAAAAAGTTGTTACATGTGTACCATTCCCATCGAGCATTTCACTTTGCAAGCTCGTTCCATTATTCATTGTGCTGGGTGtgttaatgtttttataaaaatgaattgcaATATCTGGCAGGTGAGACTTTCAggtctccaaaaaaaaaaaaaaaaaaaatttcttgaaatgtaaaaaagtgaagaagttACTGTGTCGTGTTGTTTGTAAGTCAATTTTTTGGTACCATTTAAAGAAgaacgtttaaaaaaaaaaaatgtgtaaattgTGTAACTCTGTTTAGTGAGATGTTGCTCATTTTGAAACGTTTCGAATACGTTACATGgtggtgaaaaaaggaatcatCACAAGGTAACGTGCAGGTGTTTTTTCAAAGTGGAATgtattcttcttctccctcttcttctgcttctttttttttttttttcctttcgccACAGttgttcatttaaaaaatgtgcacagtGGGAGGCagtcccccttttgaagaaaaacaaattaagcAACACTCAATGTGGtcttaaattttaaaaatgggaatgtGTGCAATCTGAGCGTGAGCGGCGCATGAAGGGCGGAATTAAAAACGTAAGTTGCGGTTCTTTGGAAAGGGGTGTACAAAatggtctcctttttttgcacataaaaaaaaggggtattTTCACTTTATTAATTTGTGCGTTACTGTTGTATTTCTGCTGGATTGTTCCTTCTGGGCTTCTTACATGTTCGTTTTGGCAGTATGCTTACACGGCATactttgctttgttttttttttcccctcccacATCTTCCAAATGTTCAAAGTAACTGTCCTTATTTGGGCCTTTTTCAATGTTTGCCATTTTAACGAGGAAACGTAAAagctgtattttttaaattaacagCGCCCATTTTGTACTTCTTTCCTTTGAGCAAAGtgcccttcttttttttaattgcaaTCATTTTGCTAACTGGCGAGTCACACGATTAGATAAAATCTACAGTTTCGAAATGGTCAAATTGGGGAGGCGAAATTGTGTGCACTGAAGTTGGCCATAAAATGTGCGTTC belongs to Plasmodium vivax chromosome 3, whole genome shotgun sequence and includes:
- a CDS encoding hypothetical protein (encoded by transcript PVX_096060A) translates to MNNGTSLQSEMLDGNGTHVTTFSSNSTPLSTFIDSSSPEGSANQISSTFASTIAEGLVNGVSEAISDAIDTVASSFSGNDSSSLQSLSAANTDSVPIIHNGTNNCTTENPFQGISEELCYILNIFIFLLPFLSLLIVVPIAAALYDVR